CCTGTGGTCAGGTTGGTCATGTCAACGGAGATATCATAAGAGGTGGACCCATTATGGAAGAAAAGGGAGTTTTCGCCCGCAATACGTTCACCCCAAGTATAAGGTGGTTTTTTCGGTGTCCCGCCATATTCTGTTTGTAGAATGTTGTTTACGCGATCGGCTACTTTATCCATCACCTGAGACAGGGAGCGACCATTCACGTTAACACCCAATGTCCGGTCTGCTGCGGCAGCCAGGGTTGCAGGGGACAGGCCACCGTCTGTCAGGGTCAGGGCCGAAGATTCTGAGAATGTAACTGCGTTTGCAGGGGCAGCAGCATTGACCGGGTTGTTAAAGGTAATGACGTTACCAGAAACGGAGAACCAATCCCCATTCCCCAGAACAGCATCAGCACGGGTATTTAGGGCTGTGTTGAGGTTACTGACTGTGGAGTTAATGGTTGTTCCGATGGAAACAGAGTTATTGCCTGCGGTTACAGAACCGTCATCATCAAATTCAAATACATAAGCTGTACCGCCCACATCCATGGTGAAGGTTTCCCCATCGGCCGGGTTTGCCCCCGCAAATGTCAGGGAACGGGTTTGTAGGTAGTCGTCATCGGCACCGGTGAATTGAATGGTATATTCAGTATTATCAATATTGATGGTCATTTCCGTCCCGGCATCAGGGATGGAGTTAAAATCCATACGACCAATAGACATATAGTTGTTACGAACCGAGTTCTGGTCTTCGATAACGATGGAGGCTGCACCTTTTGGCGGGATGACATTCAAGTCCCAGGAGTTGGAAGCCCGTTTTGTCCAGGTGTGGTTGATGTTATGGGCGGCACCCAAAGAGTCATAAATCAGAACGTCTGTTTTATTCTGTGTGCCAATATCGGCAGAAGACGGCAGGTTTGCCCCCATGGAAATGGTTGTGGAGGCCACAGCCGTACCACCGATTGTTTTCAGGTTCAACGGTTTCAGGTTGGTGTTATCCACGATGTTATCGTTGATATAAACCGTATCGCCTTCATCGTTTTTGTAGGCTTTCATATAAGTATCGTTGCCCACTGTTTTTTGAACGGCCTGTGTGGAACCATCCCATGTTTGCAGCGGCCAGCCTTGCATGTAGTAGCCAGATACGTTTTGCAGGTTACCTTCTTTATCCACCTTGAATGAACCGGCACGAGAATAAGCGTAGATATCACCTGTGGAGGGATCGCCTGCTTCGTTCACAATGAAGAAGCCGCTACCGGAAATCGCAACGTCGGTTGCAGAGGTGGTGGATTGCAACAGGCCCTGAACATCAATGCCTTGGCGGGGTTTGGATTGTACACCACCGGCAGAATATTTAGTCAGTGACGCTTGTTTTGTTACCAGTGACTGGAAGTTCACAGTCGTGTTTTTATAACCGGATGTGTTAACGTTTGTGACGTTATCAGCAATGGCACCCATGGCGCTGGATTGCGCTTGCAAGCCTGATACGCCTGAGAATAATGCACCGTAAAGGCTCATCGTTTATCTCCTGATTGATACATTGTGCGGTTCTCGCTGTTTTCTTGTTTATAGCGTTTCATTCTAAAACACCGGTTCTCTAAGTTTTATTATTCTGTTGTTGTTGCTTCAGGGTCAGCTTCAGCCTCGGCCTCTTCAAGGGCCTTGTCTGCTTCTGTCAGGGTCATTGCCTGTTCCTGAATAGTGATAACCTTGTCAAGGCCAAGAGCCTGATTTGTCATCATCAATTGTGGTGCGGTATCAGCATAAGAAACGCCGGTTACCTTACCGATTGTTGTGGTGGTCACATCCACTGGTGCCCCGTCTTTATCCATCGCGGTGACTGTCAGTTTATAGAGACCATCTGGAAGTTGCTGGCCGCCGAGGTCCGTACCATCCCAGACCACGCCGTGCTTACCAGCAGAAACATTACCATCAGAGGAGAAGACCGTGCGGCCTGTATCATCCTGAATGTTAAGCAATGTGCTGGCAGCATCGTCAT
This sequence is a window from Terasakiella sp. SH-1. Protein-coding genes within it:
- a CDS encoding flagellar hook-basal body complex protein, coding for MSLYGALFSGVSGLQAQSSAMGAIADNVTNVNTSGYKNTTVNFQSLVTKQASLTKYSAGGVQSKPRQGIDVQGLLQSTTSATDVAISGSGFFIVNEAGDPSTGDIYAYSRAGSFKVDKEGNLQNVSGYYMQGWPLQTWDGSTQAVQKTVGNDTYMKAYKNDEGDTVYINDNIVDNTNLKPLNLKTIGGTAVASTTISMGANLPSSADIGTQNKTDVLIYDSLGAAHNINHTWTKRASNSWDLNVIPPKGAASIVIEDQNSVRNNYMSIGRMDFNSIPDAGTEMTINIDNTEYTIQFTGADDDYLQTRSLTFAGANPADGETFTMDVGGTAYVFEFDDDGSVTAGNNSVSIGTTINSTVSNLNTALNTRADAVLGNGDWFSVSGNVITFNNPVNAAAPANAVTFSESSALTLTDGGLSPATLAAAADRTLGVNVNGRSLSQVMDKVADRVNNILQTEYGGTPKKPPYTWGERIAGENSLFFHNGSTSYDISVDMTNLTTGGVAAVDQNEVYTVEKLDSAAAWTQTSNYTVEFNGDGTPDKFFGTDEATASDPRIQYKIDWANGAEDMNGSDSPALSVALGNYNVADGLTQFGDTYQINYISQNGASFGNFAGVTIGEDGVVTALFDNGVTRPVFMIPVATMVNPNGMESLSGNVWIETDYSGQPTVREAGSAGAGTVNQSSLEASTVDLGEEFTSMITTQRAYSAAAKIISTSDEMLEELLRVKR
- a CDS encoding flagellar hook assembly protein FlgD, whose translation is MSEAITGIGASAASGSSNAAADAQKLADDLDDFMTLLTTQLQHQDPLDPMDANEFTTQLVQFASVEQQISQNANLEALLQAQENAQLASVASYVGRMVEAESNQVQVYNGEAEFNYVLHDDAASTLLNIQDDTGRTVFSSDGNVSAGKHGVVWDGTDLGGQQLPDGLYKLTVTAMDKDGAPVDVTTTTIGKVTGVSYADTAPQLMMTNQALGLDKVITIQEQAMTLTEADKALEEAEAEADPEATTTE